The proteins below are encoded in one region of Bremerella sp. P1:
- a CDS encoding DUF11 domain-containing protein, with product MKHNFAFRQFVTLTLLVACGSVFSACSLNRQAKQQEEAPLKPEAGVTFNEPHVPEYDYASAPSPAPVQSAENTGLNGVPEFQSRYQGQPYQAPTNTATAPQYNTPNTIQRTSAEMPIEGQLAAAQAPIQQVNYAFPRGRMMPPCGPGCRHPRSINQYGETLGNCQACGAAGMPFQAGPCWPEDEYLYDGGDRNIHAEIDGEFGVHGLDIEDTIGHYDTLDGKRIVTPSNRVCIYSPRFAAVRKVAGVNQEVLGRQIAGIDADLQLINQQQNGTPVGMVQPLALRGQIGGKNANALTEDLPPLMAHNWQKPHEFIEEFKVYENLSLIRYGILEQGEKPRLSQSLQNAVTWTENQQVQVILEGRKASELIEGDLPHEFVWSEVPGEPRLRVIKVADKGAAEIGEIVEFTLRFDNVGTQVMGNVTIIDNLTPRLEYVEGSAQCNIDAQFLKQANEAGSEVLRWEIQDPLAVQGGGIIRFKCRVR from the coding sequence ATGAAACACAACTTTGCCTTTCGACAATTCGTCACGCTGACCTTGCTGGTCGCATGTGGTTCTGTTTTTTCTGCTTGCTCGCTTAACCGACAAGCCAAGCAGCAGGAAGAGGCCCCGCTCAAGCCCGAAGCCGGCGTCACGTTCAACGAGCCGCACGTGCCAGAATACGACTATGCTTCGGCCCCCTCCCCTGCCCCGGTTCAATCGGCAGAAAACACGGGGCTGAACGGCGTGCCGGAATTCCAATCGCGTTACCAGGGTCAGCCTTACCAGGCCCCGACCAACACCGCGACCGCACCGCAGTACAACACACCGAACACTATCCAGCGGACTTCCGCTGAAATGCCGATCGAAGGCCAACTGGCTGCCGCTCAAGCTCCCATCCAGCAGGTGAACTACGCTTTTCCGCGTGGTCGAATGATGCCTCCGTGCGGACCTGGCTGCCGACATCCTCGTTCGATCAATCAATATGGTGAAACGCTCGGCAACTGTCAGGCTTGCGGCGCCGCAGGCATGCCTTTTCAAGCAGGACCTTGCTGGCCCGAAGACGAGTACCTGTACGACGGTGGCGATCGTAACATCCATGCCGAGATCGACGGCGAGTTCGGCGTGCACGGCCTCGACATCGAAGACACCATCGGCCATTACGACACCCTCGACGGCAAGCGTATCGTCACGCCTAGTAACCGCGTCTGCATTTACTCGCCTCGCTTTGCTGCTGTGCGTAAAGTCGCTGGGGTAAACCAGGAAGTCCTCGGTCGACAGATCGCCGGTATCGATGCTGATCTGCAGCTGATCAACCAACAGCAAAACGGCACGCCGGTTGGCATGGTTCAACCGTTGGCACTTCGCGGCCAGATCGGCGGCAAGAATGCGAACGCTTTGACCGAAGACCTGCCGCCGCTGATGGCCCACAACTGGCAGAAGCCACATGAATTCATCGAAGAGTTCAAAGTCTACGAAAACCTCAGCCTGATCCGTTACGGCATCCTCGAACAAGGCGAAAAGCCGCGTCTGTCGCAGAGTCTGCAGAACGCCGTCACCTGGACAGAGAATCAGCAAGTTCAAGTCATCCTGGAAGGCCGCAAGGCTTCCGAGTTGATCGAAGGAGACCTACCGCACGAGTTCGTCTGGTCGGAAGTTCCTGGCGAACCTCGCCTGCGGGTGATCAAAGTCGCCGACAAGGGTGCTGCTGAAATCGGCGAGATCGTTGAGTTCACCTTGCGATTCGATAACGTCGGCACGCAGGTCATGGGCAACGTGACGATCATCGACAACCTGACTCCGCGTCTGGAATACGTCGAAGGCTCGGCTCAGTGCAACATCGATGCCCAGTTCCTCAAGCAGGCCAACGAAGCCGGCAGCGAAGTTCTCCGCTGGGAAATCCAAGACCCGCTGGCAGTCCAAGGTGGCGGTATCATCCGCTTCAAGTGTCGCGTGCGATAG
- a CDS encoding ABC transporter permease subunit yields the protein MRPYLTVIYDSFHEAFVSRVLYILLLALTLVLLAIAPLGYETKRMVTLHRMSIRDVPSFVNELRRQDNAAGENPGKRIVSLAGGPLKELVNAKEDARFTGGQVNDVVDGLNDVLTKKDFYSEVAWKDVRLGEETKVLLKQGPDKLTGDDLSYFNRLLMRDAYPVYLGNVPAEQLYLTYPLLWEPLPLPITQDMFAMTVKYMLTGFIDVFVGMFAIFVAILVTAPIMPRTFEPGAIDLLLSKPISRSLLILAKYLGGCAFVLLSVTYFLVGLWLIVGWRFDIWSNSLLLCIPVFLFQFAIYYCVSVLAGVMWRNSIVSIVVTVLFFYACFGIGFLKTSVFEPFIINPTRLVRLVETDEGLVGVTQVGQFVQWNESQDAWEVVLQSERRGPENFAMQSILIGPIYHAPSKSMMYLQQPTGGGPRRRMGGGGASFLTAKWSGNWVPEEGPGPPTGASWILQDAKDNVLVVSSAGVFLYEGDGTQKKANFLGFDIPLGGNNAFKRLGPNEGVPYFPPFAAAIDPASGRLLIENQGSLYLLQRDPKKGYVVATEVKREGEGGTVVGLTGKLAVVADEQGHIELRDAQTLEVQKSFRPAGDTPPSALETSPDGKFIAVLFHDGALWLYDVEAGEGSRIDSDSSAIAFDEDKLAFADNKTRVRVRSLSTGETLETYWPASDWWRFSYDWVIQPIYYVFPKPGELNNLLKYLVTDESTSSFQGPQSTGDLREVRMADNIVMPVVHNLIFICVMLGITCFYVSRLDL from the coding sequence ATGCGACCTTATTTGACGGTTATCTACGATTCCTTTCACGAAGCGTTTGTTTCCCGCGTGCTGTACATTCTGCTGCTCGCCTTGACGCTGGTGCTTCTGGCGATCGCCCCACTAGGTTACGAAACCAAGCGGATGGTCACGCTGCACCGCATGAGTATCCGCGACGTTCCTTCCTTCGTGAACGAGCTGCGCCGCCAAGACAATGCCGCAGGAGAGAACCCCGGCAAACGCATCGTCTCGCTGGCCGGCGGACCGCTTAAAGAGTTGGTCAATGCAAAGGAAGACGCAAGGTTTACCGGTGGCCAGGTGAATGACGTGGTCGATGGGTTGAACGATGTGCTCACCAAAAAGGACTTCTACAGCGAGGTAGCCTGGAAGGATGTTCGGCTGGGTGAAGAGACCAAGGTGCTGCTCAAGCAGGGGCCTGACAAGCTGACCGGCGACGATCTTTCGTACTTCAATCGCCTGTTGATGCGCGACGCGTATCCGGTTTACCTGGGTAACGTACCGGCCGAGCAGCTTTACTTAACCTATCCACTGCTGTGGGAGCCGCTGCCGCTGCCAATCACCCAAGACATGTTTGCCATGACGGTGAAGTACATGCTCACGGGCTTCATCGACGTGTTCGTCGGGATGTTTGCGATCTTCGTGGCGATCCTGGTCACCGCGCCAATCATGCCGCGGACGTTTGAGCCGGGGGCGATCGATCTTCTGCTGAGCAAGCCGATCTCGCGTTCGCTGTTGATTCTGGCCAAGTACCTGGGTGGGTGTGCGTTTGTGCTGTTAAGCGTGACCTACTTCCTGGTAGGGTTGTGGCTGATTGTCGGTTGGCGATTTGATATATGGAGCAATTCGCTGCTGCTGTGCATCCCTGTGTTTTTGTTTCAGTTCGCAATCTACTACTGCGTGTCGGTATTGGCCGGCGTGATGTGGCGAAACTCGATCGTTTCGATCGTGGTGACGGTACTCTTCTTTTATGCCTGTTTCGGAATTGGCTTCTTGAAGACATCGGTTTTCGAGCCCTTCATTATCAACCCGACGCGGCTGGTGCGATTGGTCGAGACGGACGAAGGGCTGGTCGGCGTGACCCAGGTAGGGCAGTTCGTGCAGTGGAACGAAAGCCAGGATGCGTGGGAGGTAGTGCTGCAAAGCGAACGGCGCGGGCCTGAGAACTTCGCCATGCAGTCGATCTTGATCGGTCCGATCTACCATGCGCCTTCCAAGAGCATGATGTACCTTCAGCAGCCGACCGGAGGCGGACCACGTCGCCGCATGGGTGGCGGTGGTGCATCGTTCCTGACGGCGAAGTGGTCTGGCAACTGGGTCCCTGAAGAAGGGCCCGGCCCGCCGACCGGTGCCTCGTGGATCTTGCAGGATGCGAAAGATAACGTCCTGGTCGTCAGCTCGGCAGGTGTCTTTCTGTACGAAGGAGACGGTACGCAGAAGAAGGCCAACTTCCTGGGTTTTGATATTCCGCTCGGAGGCAACAATGCGTTCAAACGACTCGGTCCCAATGAAGGCGTACCGTACTTTCCGCCGTTTGCCGCCGCGATCGATCCGGCGTCCGGTCGGCTGCTGATCGAGAACCAAGGATCGCTTTACCTTCTCCAGCGTGATCCGAAAAAAGGATACGTCGTCGCGACTGAGGTCAAACGAGAGGGGGAAGGGGGAACGGTGGTGGGCCTGACCGGTAAGCTGGCTGTAGTGGCCGACGAGCAAGGTCACATCGAGCTGCGCGACGCCCAGACGCTTGAAGTTCAAAAGAGCTTTCGGCCTGCTGGCGATACGCCGCCGAGCGCGCTGGAAACTAGTCCCGATGGTAAATTCATTGCGGTGCTGTTTCATGACGGAGCATTGTGGCTGTATGACGTCGAGGCAGGGGAGGGGAGTCGCATCGATAGCGACTCCTCGGCGATTGCCTTCGATGAGGATAAGCTCGCCTTTGCCGACAACAAGACACGTGTCCGCGTGCGTTCCTTGTCTACCGGCGAAACGCTCGAGACCTATTGGCCGGCCTCCGACTGGTGGCGATTCAGTTACGACTGGGTGATTCAGCCGATCTATTACGTCTTTCCCAAGCCAGGCGAACTCAATAACCTGCTGAAATACCTGGTCACTGACGAATCGACCAGTTCGTTCCAAGGTCCCCAATCGACAGGTGACCTGCGCGAAGTCCGCATGGCCGACAACATCGTCATGCCAGTCGTGCACAATTTGATTTTCATCTGCGTGATGCTGGGGATAACCTGCTTCTATGTGAGCCGGTTAGATTTGTAG
- a CDS encoding ABC transporter ATP-binding protein — protein MSDSIIEVHDLHKTYREGLFVRKQVNALRGVTLEVPRGCIFGLLGPNGAGKTTLIKVLLGLVKRSSGGGNMLGRPLGDRAGRMKVGYLPEHHRFPRHLTGNAAMVYYGGLSGLSRREVLQKRPSLLERVGLSKWGQTPVHKYSKGMQQRLGIAQALLHDPELLILDEPTDGVDPVGRADVRRLLKELQQEGTTIFLNSHQLQEIEMVCDQAAILAAGRVQKLGTIEEITKHPNARIEFVLQGSLDDMQYALTFAETEPWQTDGDHLARVIVSAEDQNALNRCVDALRNKNIDILEMRRLRTTLEDAFLNIVSSESVE, from the coding sequence ATGTCTGACTCCATCATCGAAGTCCACGACCTTCATAAGACGTATCGTGAAGGTCTTTTCGTACGCAAACAGGTCAACGCGCTCCGCGGGGTAACGCTCGAAGTGCCGCGCGGTTGCATCTTCGGTTTGCTCGGTCCCAACGGAGCCGGCAAGACCACGCTCATCAAGGTGCTTCTGGGCCTGGTGAAGCGATCCTCTGGTGGCGGCAACATGTTGGGAAGGCCATTAGGTGATCGCGCCGGCCGCATGAAGGTCGGTTACCTGCCAGAGCACCATCGCTTTCCACGTCACCTGACCGGCAATGCGGCGATGGTCTACTACGGCGGCCTGAGTGGTTTGAGCCGGCGCGAAGTGCTCCAAAAGCGACCATCCCTGCTGGAGCGAGTCGGCCTGTCGAAATGGGGGCAGACGCCGGTTCATAAGTATTCCAAAGGGATGCAGCAGCGACTCGGGATCGCTCAGGCCTTACTGCATGACCCGGAACTGCTCATCCTGGACGAACCAACGGACGGCGTCGACCCGGTAGGCCGTGCCGATGTTCGCCGGCTACTGAAAGAACTGCAGCAGGAAGGGACGACCATCTTTCTCAATAGTCATCAATTGCAAGAGATCGAAATGGTCTGCGATCAGGCCGCGATCTTGGCGGCGGGTCGCGTTCAGAAGCTCGGTACCATTGAAGAGATCACCAAACATCCTAATGCCAGGATTGAGTTCGTTCTGCAAGGTTCGCTCGACGACATGCAGTACGCATTGACCTTCGCCGAAACCGAGCCGTGGCAAACCGATGGCGATCACCTCGCTCGCGTGATCGTATCGGCCGAAGATCAGAACGCACTGAATCGCTGCGTCGATGCCTTGCGAAACAAGAACATCGACATCTTAGAAATGCGCCGGCTTCGCACGACCTTGGAAGATGCCTTCCTGAATATTGTCTCTTCCGAATCGGTCGAGTAA
- a CDS encoding aminopeptidase C: protein MQRNQHLKIALLLITMTIPNLSYSEDVSLDSGALSPELLHEIRESFQMDDQTRVRHNAVTNNKINDLALNRGVVAGTDGHFSHKIDFKGITNQEASGRCWMFAGLNTMRPRVIREKQLPDFEFSTAYLQFWDKMEKSNLFLEAMIEMRDTDYLDREWESVHEWTMSDGGWWNFVVDLIEKYGVVPKDVMPETQSSENTKAMNTILDRKLRADAVTIRKMHVEGAGVKELRTFKKEALREVYRFLVINLGEPPTEFEWRYVVKGKENDEKETSSESEFEVPEADSKADNLTSLEIYTPKSFYEKFVGVSLSDYVCLYHDPLNEFNKHFQFKRAKNIYGQADMHFVNLPINQLKMAAMRSIVENEPVWFAADVGKDQSTELGLMAHRLFDYDPLFGIDTQVSRADRLKMRDGGSNHAMVLMGVDVRDGKPLKWLVENSWGEKKGDKGTWTLYDDWFEHHVYTIIINKRHVDQDVLNVFDEEATELPPWYPGAPGVR, encoded by the coding sequence ATGCAACGTAACCAACACCTCAAGATAGCTCTGCTGCTGATCACCATGACCATACCAAACCTATCGTACAGCGAAGATGTTTCTCTCGATTCAGGGGCTCTTTCGCCGGAGCTACTTCACGAAATTCGTGAATCGTTCCAGATGGATGACCAGACGCGCGTGCGTCACAACGCGGTCACCAACAATAAGATCAACGATCTTGCGCTGAATCGTGGTGTTGTTGCCGGCACCGACGGGCACTTTAGCCACAAGATCGACTTCAAGGGGATCACCAATCAGGAGGCGAGCGGTCGCTGTTGGATGTTCGCAGGGCTCAACACCATGCGACCGCGAGTCATTCGTGAAAAGCAGCTGCCTGACTTTGAGTTCTCGACGGCCTACCTGCAGTTTTGGGACAAGATGGAGAAGTCCAATCTTTTTCTCGAAGCCATGATCGAAATGCGTGATACCGATTACCTCGACCGCGAGTGGGAATCGGTTCACGAGTGGACCATGAGCGATGGCGGTTGGTGGAATTTCGTCGTCGACTTGATTGAAAAGTATGGCGTCGTCCCCAAGGACGTCATGCCGGAAACGCAAAGCAGCGAAAACACGAAGGCGATGAATACGATCCTGGATCGCAAGCTGCGTGCCGACGCGGTAACCATCCGCAAGATGCACGTCGAGGGCGCCGGCGTGAAAGAGTTACGAACGTTCAAGAAGGAGGCACTTCGCGAAGTCTATCGCTTTCTGGTTATCAATCTTGGCGAACCACCAACCGAGTTCGAATGGCGCTACGTCGTCAAAGGCAAAGAGAACGACGAAAAAGAAACGTCGAGTGAGTCGGAATTCGAGGTGCCAGAGGCGGACTCGAAAGCGGATAATTTGACGTCGCTTGAGATCTATACTCCGAAATCGTTTTACGAAAAGTTCGTGGGTGTCTCCTTAAGTGATTACGTCTGTCTCTATCACGACCCACTTAACGAGTTCAACAAACACTTTCAGTTTAAGCGCGCCAAGAACATTTATGGCCAGGCCGACATGCACTTCGTCAACCTGCCAATCAACCAGCTGAAAATGGCTGCGATGCGATCGATTGTTGAAAATGAACCAGTCTGGTTCGCCGCAGATGTTGGCAAAGATCAGTCAACCGAACTGGGGCTCATGGCTCACCGCTTATTCGACTATGACCCATTGTTTGGAATCGACACCCAGGTCAGTCGGGCTGATCGTTTGAAGATGCGTGATGGCGGATCGAATCACGCCATGGTGCTTATGGGCGTGGACGTTCGCGATGGAAAGCCACTGAAATGGCTGGTTGAAAACAGCTGGGGTGAAAAGAAGGGGGATAAGGGGACGTGGACGCTTTACGACGACTGGTTCGAGCACCACGTCTATACGATCATCATCAACAAGCGACACGTCGACCAAGACGTGCTAAACGTGTTTGATGAGGAAGCGACCGAGTTGCCTCCCTGGTACCCAGGTGCTCCCGGCGTTCGCTAA
- a CDS encoding c-type cytochrome domain-containing protein, protein MYVRILLGISLSLTASSFVSAEKLVDFRRDVQPVLEARCLECHGPEKAKNDFRVDDEETMGYYIEPGDLESSSLWNDYLITDDPDLKMPPANSTHHEGMTAAELAIIKLWIEEGADFDWSIPTDATETEVVVEEAATPVTELSTPYKVWLFQGLFHPAMTHLPVGLLSISLVFLVLSKFAGQSFESAAFHCLWVGALGACVACVSGWSYAVHEGYGMSFSFDSNIDRHRWLGVVLAVGALILIPVAYKAVKGEEGSGKMKLGWFLGSLVIAMVVSIVGFQGGELVYGEGHYEKEFDHLFLTENTPEETEAVAVEVEEESETEPSE, encoded by the coding sequence ATGTACGTTCGCATATTACTTGGAATTTCGCTTAGTCTGACCGCCTCGAGTTTTGTCAGTGCCGAGAAGCTCGTCGACTTTCGCCGCGACGTTCAGCCGGTGCTCGAAGCACGCTGTCTGGAATGCCACGGCCCGGAAAAGGCGAAGAACGATTTCCGAGTCGACGATGAAGAGACGATGGGATACTACATCGAGCCAGGCGATCTGGAATCGAGTTCGCTGTGGAACGACTACCTGATTACCGACGATCCCGACTTGAAAATGCCTCCGGCCAATTCCACCCACCATGAAGGGATGACGGCTGCGGAGTTGGCCATCATCAAGTTGTGGATTGAAGAAGGCGCAGATTTTGATTGGTCGATTCCCACCGATGCGACCGAAACGGAAGTGGTCGTCGAAGAAGCCGCTACGCCTGTCACCGAACTGAGCACGCCCTACAAGGTTTGGCTCTTCCAGGGGCTGTTCCATCCGGCTATGACCCACCTGCCGGTCGGTCTGTTATCGATCTCGCTAGTCTTCCTGGTGCTCTCTAAATTCGCTGGCCAGTCCTTCGAGTCGGCCGCATTTCATTGCCTGTGGGTCGGAGCGTTGGGTGCCTGCGTGGCCTGCGTTTCTGGTTGGTCGTATGCCGTCCACGAAGGCTACGGCATGAGCTTTTCATTCGACAGCAATATCGATCGCCATCGCTGGCTGGGTGTCGTCCTGGCCGTTGGGGCGCTGATCCTCATTCCGGTCGCCTACAAAGCCGTGAAGGGCGAAGAAGGTAGCGGCAAGATGAAGCTGGGCTGGTTCCTGGGTTCCCTGGTGATCGCCATGGTCGTTTCGATCGTTGGCTTCCAAGGGGGTGAACTCGTCTACGGCGAAGGTCACTACGAAAAGGAATTCGACCACCTCTTCCTCACCGAGAACACGCCAGAGGAAACCGAAGCGGTCGCCGTGGAAGTCGAAGAAGAGTCCGAAACCGAGCCTTCGGAATAA
- a CDS encoding nuclear transport factor 2 family protein: protein MSQFTDAQQQLIDVWEEHTAAEFELKDAGAAVATMTDDVCLVHVPVGTGAFGKEALRAFYRDIFIPQSPPDFTLELLSRSVGQDRVIDEFIVHFTHTVRMDWFAPGIEPTGRKLSIPHVGIIGFRGTKMCSEHIYWDQATVLTQLGLLDPALPVMGASQCEPLVRRDVVMNQLIDRTEG from the coding sequence ATGTCGCAGTTCACCGACGCCCAACAGCAGTTAATCGATGTCTGGGAAGAGCACACGGCCGCCGAGTTCGAGCTCAAGGATGCCGGTGCCGCCGTGGCGACGATGACCGACGACGTGTGCCTGGTGCATGTGCCGGTGGGGACCGGGGCGTTCGGCAAGGAAGCCTTGCGAGCGTTCTATCGCGACATCTTCATCCCGCAGTCTCCGCCTGACTTTACCCTGGAACTGCTGTCGCGAAGCGTTGGACAAGATCGCGTGATCGACGAATTTATCGTCCACTTTACGCACACGGTCCGCATGGATTGGTTCGCACCGGGGATTGAGCCGACCGGACGAAAGCTTTCGATTCCGCATGTCGGCATCATTGGATTCCGCGGAACGAAGATGTGCTCCGAGCATATCTACTGGGATCAGGCGACTGTCCTGACGCAGCTTGGGCTTCTCGATCCGGCGCTGCCGGTCATGGGAGCCAGCCAGTGCGAACCGCTCGTCCGGCGCGATGTGGTCATGAACCAGTTGATCGACCGGACTGAGGGCTGA
- a CDS encoding S1C family serine protease yields MNVCLLWPRRISLLLAMVCFAVVGCSEDLSSPIASGAGQGGRWTPPTQGESPHAPVSVDTSTGKVVSFAEQRSYEVRATQLQYQLKPGSKFTYRVESSIKLPGKEKMMNGFLNYDVLTPTPEQIEKYVGAIEESKSTGTGFAVHPDGFMVTCAHVVEGAIEIEAKLDGRVYAAKVIDIDRKHDLALVRIDSPPLTPIPLMDSNEVQLAEEVRVVGYPLTDVLGDSLKISRGTVSGIDKDQTDRVFQLDAQINPGNSGGPVVTEKGHLAGVATSLLSGDGLSNVGFAVPANRVANMLDKQKLPYQKADPNEPYLRGPELAKRVTPSVALLSVTVGANGVGIAGDGLLSFYGKLELFEKREGWSGIFKISDAEPAVDRGHLLIKPFGEVSFNDGEHFVPPFVAMLSTVGLERLPDSDVEEWDFTDVRIVPQKKDSKLVVEEDEFASFLKNDPYLGNRFRFGLRPKVKEVASYVYHPAIEHASYRITGRNGDEVEIKKTSELTTVHEGQHAPFYHLEGESKIVFDKKAGRVKSIEFEGTVDIAADGETASLPVSYTCTLGRNYVPATSTGRPTIDRDAPPSTEPAPKIDGLTKLDLSS; encoded by the coding sequence ATGAACGTTTGCCTGCTTTGGCCTCGTCGCATTTCGCTGCTGCTCGCCATGGTGTGCTTTGCTGTGGTTGGCTGTAGTGAGGACCTTTCCAGCCCGATTGCTTCGGGAGCAGGGCAGGGGGGCAGGTGGACTCCTCCTACGCAAGGAGAATCTCCGCATGCGCCGGTTTCCGTCGATACCAGCACCGGCAAGGTGGTTTCGTTTGCCGAACAACGAAGCTACGAGGTGAGAGCGACCCAACTGCAGTACCAACTGAAACCTGGCAGCAAGTTTACGTACCGGGTCGAGTCATCGATCAAACTGCCGGGCAAAGAGAAGATGATGAATGGCTTCCTCAACTACGATGTCTTGACGCCGACGCCTGAGCAGATCGAGAAGTATGTTGGCGCCATCGAAGAGTCTAAGTCGACCGGGACTGGCTTTGCGGTGCACCCCGATGGCTTTATGGTCACGTGCGCGCATGTTGTCGAAGGGGCGATCGAGATCGAAGCAAAGCTGGATGGCCGTGTCTACGCAGCCAAGGTGATCGATATCGACCGGAAGCACGACCTGGCACTCGTGCGGATTGATTCGCCCCCACTCACTCCCATTCCGCTGATGGATTCCAACGAAGTACAACTGGCCGAGGAGGTCCGTGTGGTGGGTTACCCGCTGACCGACGTTTTGGGCGACAGTTTAAAGATTTCTCGCGGGACCGTTTCCGGCATCGATAAGGACCAAACGGATCGCGTCTTTCAATTGGATGCACAGATCAATCCTGGCAACAGTGGCGGGCCAGTGGTGACCGAGAAGGGACATCTCGCGGGCGTGGCAACTTCGCTGCTCTCGGGCGATGGGCTTTCCAATGTCGGCTTTGCGGTGCCTGCCAATCGTGTCGCCAACATGCTCGACAAGCAGAAGCTTCCTTATCAGAAAGCCGATCCGAACGAGCCGTATTTGCGCGGTCCTGAACTTGCCAAGCGGGTTACACCGTCGGTTGCTTTGTTGAGTGTTACCGTGGGAGCCAACGGCGTTGGGATCGCGGGGGATGGCCTGCTTTCCTTTTACGGCAAGTTGGAATTGTTTGAAAAGAGGGAAGGCTGGAGCGGTATCTTTAAGATCAGCGACGCAGAGCCCGCCGTTGATAGGGGGCACCTTCTGATCAAGCCTTTTGGCGAAGTTTCGTTCAACGATGGCGAACACTTTGTGCCGCCGTTCGTGGCGATGCTGAGCACCGTCGGCCTTGAGCGACTTCCAGATAGTGACGTCGAGGAATGGGACTTTACCGACGTGAGGATCGTCCCGCAGAAGAAAGACTCGAAGCTGGTGGTCGAAGAAGATGAATTCGCCAGCTTTTTGAAGAATGATCCCTATCTTGGAAATCGCTTTCGTTTCGGACTGAGGCCGAAGGTGAAGGAAGTTGCCTCGTACGTGTATCATCCGGCGATCGAACATGCCAGCTACCGAATTACCGGCCGCAACGGTGACGAGGTCGAGATCAAAAAGACGTCTGAGCTGACGACGGTGCACGAAGGTCAACACGCTCCGTTTTATCACCTCGAAGGCGAATCGAAGATTGTGTTCGATAAGAAGGCCGGACGCGTCAAGTCGATCGAGTTTGAAGGGACGGTCGACATCGCTGCCGATGGGGAAACGGCCAGCCTGCCGGTTAGTTATACGTGCACGCTTGGTCGCAACTACGTTCCGGCAACCAGCACAGGGCGGCCAACAATTGATCGGGACGCACCACCAAGCACCGAGCCGGCTCCTAAGATCGATGGCCTGACGAAGCTGGACCTGAGCAGCTAA
- a CDS encoding SHD1 domain-containing protein, with protein MKHPITSAIAVCACLMASVVVAREWTDITGKFRTEAEYVSFQDGTVELRKPDGNPIKVPLEKLSDDDLKILRDRPEIAAFLEDHPELKKRASDFVHIPAPAGLESGVVCRFKRIDHGANSLAFSPNGRFLAAGRGNNGIDMFDLTVGNRVSQANDVSDLSHVDICQFTPNGKRLVATGGYDGVIHVWDVSPGGELKPKQRLVGHGREVSCLAISSNSVRAVSGDHYGRLIYWELDSGRKLSDLTKFTTKVLACCITPNGQQAVATDGREVKLFDLPSSTEIESIKLGSFGSSDVLFSPLCRLLVTYSTANIDIREIATGEGTRIKIYGTKYDTKISPNESELFTFESKFIRRWDVATGELISQIDPTIPAGPLVSAISPDGRHIAVTRMGFYKELVVIRLADK; from the coding sequence ATGAAGCATCCCATTACTTCTGCCATTGCCGTCTGCGCTTGTCTGATGGCGAGTGTTGTCGTTGCCCGGGAATGGACCGATATCACCGGCAAATTCAGAACGGAAGCCGAGTACGTATCGTTCCAGGATGGAACGGTCGAGCTTCGTAAACCGGACGGAAACCCCATCAAGGTTCCCCTGGAAAAGCTGTCCGACGACGACCTGAAGATACTACGCGACCGACCTGAGATCGCTGCGTTTTTGGAAGATCACCCAGAGCTCAAAAAGCGGGCCTCGGACTTTGTCCATATCCCGGCGCCAGCCGGATTGGAGAGCGGGGTCGTGTGTCGATTCAAACGGATCGATCATGGGGCGAATTCCTTGGCCTTCTCACCCAATGGACGTTTTCTGGCGGCCGGTCGTGGAAACAATGGCATCGACATGTTCGATCTGACCGTCGGTAACCGGGTCAGCCAAGCGAACGATGTCTCGGACCTCAGCCATGTCGATATTTGTCAGTTTACGCCGAATGGGAAAAGGCTCGTTGCCACAGGCGGCTATGACGGGGTCATCCATGTTTGGGACGTATCTCCTGGCGGCGAACTCAAGCCTAAGCAGCGGCTGGTAGGGCACGGACGTGAGGTGAGTTGCTTGGCGATTTCGTCCAACTCGGTCCGAGCGGTTTCTGGCGACCATTACGGCAGACTCATTTACTGGGAGCTCGACTCCGGACGGAAGTTATCTGACCTGACCAAGTTTACTACAAAGGTGCTGGCCTGCTGCATCACGCCCAATGGACAACAGGCGGTGGCAACCGATGGCAGGGAGGTGAAGTTATTTGATTTACCATCCTCAACTGAAATTGAATCGATCAAACTGGGCAGTTTCGGGTCTTCCGATGTGTTGTTTTCTCCGCTTTGTCGCCTTCTTGTCACTTACAGTACGGCGAATATTGATATCCGAGAGATCGCGACGGGCGAAGGAACCCGAATCAAAATTTACGGTACGAAGTACGATACGAAGATTTCGCCCAATGAGTCTGAGTTGTTTACGTTTGAATCAAAATTTATCCGTCGCTGGGATGTGGCGACGGGAGAGTTAATCTCGCAGATAGATCCGACCATTCCAGCTGGACCGCTTGTATCCGCGATTTCACCGGATGGCCGGCATATCGCGGTCACGAGAATGGGGTTTTATAAAGAACTAGTCGTAATTCGTTTAGCCGATAAGTAA